One window of the Salvia miltiorrhiza cultivar Shanhuang (shh) chromosome 6, IMPLAD_Smil_shh, whole genome shotgun sequence genome contains the following:
- the LOC130989110 gene encoding LOW QUALITY PROTEIN: cytochrome b5-like (The sequence of the model RefSeq protein was modified relative to this genomic sequence to represent the inferred CDS: inserted 2 bases in 2 codons), with product MAKVFTLAEVSEHNNSKDCWLVIGGKVYDVTKFLEDHPGGDEVIISSTGKDATDDFEDVGHSSSAKAMMDXFLVGEIDASTIPSKKSYTPPKQPHYNQDKTSEFXVKLLQFLVPLIILGLAVGLRFYTKSEA from the exons ATGGCTAAGGTTTTCACTCTTGCTGAGGTTTCTGAGCACAACAACAGCAAGGATTGCTGGCTTGTCATTGGTGGAAAG GTCTACGACGTGACCAAATTCTTAGAAGATCATCCTGGTGGGGACGAAGTTATAATATCTTCGACAG GGAAGGATGCAACCGATGATTTTGAGGATGTCGGGCACAGCTCCAGTGCCAAGGCAATGATGG AGTTCCTCGTTGGTGAGATTGACGCGTCCACCATCCCCTCCAAGAAGTCCTACACCCCTCCAAAgcagccccattacaaccaggACAAGACATCAGAGT ATGTCAAGCTCCTCCAATTCTTGGTCCCTTTGATCATCTTGGGCTTGGCGGTTGGCCTCCGTTTCTACACCAAATCGGAGGCCTAG